One genomic window of Coffea eugenioides isolate CCC68of chromosome 1, Ceug_1.0, whole genome shotgun sequence includes the following:
- the LOC113756614 gene encoding GPI transamidase component PIG-T, with product MTGVRSIFLFVLLFFAYETSLARADVGKNEEFSEALLLRPLPDRKVLAHFHFQSTVPPTNSYGRHHHLFPKSIYQLVQKFHLREMELSFTQGRWNYERWGGYDPISSSNAKPPGVELWAVFDVPQHQVDASWKNLTHALSGLFCASINFLEHSTAYSTPEWSFRSSGGYLKYGTLPREAVCTENLTPWLKLLPCRDKAGLSTLMDRPSIYRGYYHSQRLHLTSNEFDSNGLISGVVLDQTLTIVLQPNIKGTGAIFSSGSTLQPSWSLSSLFGRKVGERCVLSKSSNVYVQLEQNLVSQLIKLGNDDKGSHHEVDISQNFVGDRGFAISIPPDRQIREVDRFDTGSLSILHQFSVENYSDLKPFDLEFRWKLPLVWSCRQAPLSVSRYLMGSGNERGSIAISLKSTRTSECMQNADSGASECWLRVDIFQVVPWYVKVYYHTLKVFIDERFQTVANAVERMHVVPSEDKVSPGVMELTLKLPCGVRSAALTVEFDKGFLHIDEYPPDANQGFDIPSAVVVFGDFETSIQFADDDYLHNIPLLSKLQEKSRVVSYTEVLLVPLTTPDFSMPYNVITITCTVFALYFGSLLNALRRRVGEEGRLLKTKATKETGKLSSLLARLSAKLRGKPWEPPEQSSSSASFFNRKLILKVLLVAGLAVAWQYYSG from the exons ATGACGGGTGTAAGATCGATATTTCTGTTTGTTTTACTATTCTTTGCCTATGAAACTTCTTTAGCAAGAGCGGatgtaggaaaaaatgaagagtTCTCGGAAGCATTGCTTTTGAGGCCATTACCTGACCGGAAGGTGCTAGCCCATTTTCACTTTCAAAGCACGGTGCCTCCTACTAACTCATATGGCCGCCACCACCATCTCTTCCCCAAATCCATTTATCAACTG GtccaaaaatttcatttacGGGAAATGGAATTGTCATTTACACAAGGTCGCTGGAATTATGAGCGCTGGGGTGGATATGACCCCATATCAAGCAGCAACGCCAAGCCTCCTGGGGTTGAACTTTGGGCTGTTTTTGATGTGCCCCAACATCAGGTTGATGCTTCCTGGAAAAATTTAACCCATGCACTTTCAGGTCTCTTTTGTGCTTCAATCAATTTCCTTGAGCACTCAACGGCATATTCCACTCCTGAGTGGAGTTTCAGGTCATCTGGTGGCTACTTAAAGTACGGAACTTTGCCTCGGGAGGCTGTTTGCACTGAGAACCTCACTCCTTGGTTGAAGTTGCTTCCTTGTAGAGACAAAGCTGGGCTTTCTACATTGATGGACCGACCCTCCATCTACAGAGGTTATTATCACTCTCAGCGGCTGCATTTGACATCTAATGAATTTGATTCCAATGGATTAATCTCTGGAGTAGTACTTGACCAAACTCTTACCATTGTTCTTCAGCCAAATATAAAAGGAACTGGTGCAATTTTTTCAAGTGGATCAACACTGCAACCAAGTTGGTCACTGAGTTCACTGTTTGGCCGGAAAGTTGGTGAAAGGTGTGTTCTTTCTAAATCCAGCAATGTTTATGTTCAATTGGAGCAGAATTTGGTATCTCAACTTATAAAACTAGGAAATGACGATAAAGGGTCTCACCATGAGGTTGATATCTCTCAGAACTTCGTGGGTGATCGAGGTTTTGCGATATCAATTCCGCCAGATAGACAAATCAGGGAAGTGGATAGATTTGATACTGGAAGCTTGTCTATCCTGCATCAATTTTCTGTTGAGAACTATAGCGATTTAAAACCCTTTGACTTGGAATTCAGATGGAAGTTACCCTTAGTTTGGTCATGCCGACAAGCACCACTAAGTGTCAGCAGATACCTAATGGGAAGTGGTAATGAGAGGGGTTCTATAGCGATTTCATTGAAGTCTACTAGAACGAGTGAATGCATGCAAAATGCTGATAGTGGTGCAAGTGAATGTTGGTTGAGGGTTGATATTTTCCAAGTTGTGCCTTGGTATGTGAAGGTATACTATCATACGCTGAAAGTATTCATAGACGAACGATTTCAAACTGTTGCAAATGCTGTAGAGAGGATGCATGTCGTACCTTCTGAAGACAAGGTCTCACCTGGTGTAATGGAACTGACGTTGAAATTACCTTGTGGAGTCAGATCGGCAGCATTGACTGTAGAGTTTGATAAG GGGTTTCTGCACATTGATGAGTATCCTCCAGATGCTAATCAGGGATTTGACATTCCTTCAGCTGTAGTGGTCTTTGGTGACTTTGAGACAAGCATACAATTTGCAGATGATGATTACTTGCACAATATTCCTTTGTTGTCTAAGCTACAG GAAAAGAGCAGAGTTGTTTCCTATACAGAAGTATTGCTAGTGCCTTTGACAACTCCCGATTTCAGCATGCCTTACAATGTTATCACAATCACGTGCACAGTTTTTGCCTTGTATTTTGGGTCTCTGCTTAATGCATTGAGAAGGCGTGTGGGTGAAGAAGGAAGGCTTTTGAAAACCAAAG CCACCAAGGAAACAGGTAAACTAAGCTCGCTTCTAGCAAGGTTGTCTGCGAAATTGAGGGGAAAACCGTGGGAACCACCCGAACAATCCTCATCTTCTGCATCCTTTTTTAACCGTAAGCTCATTTTGAAAGTCCTGCTAGTTGCTGGTCTTGCTGTTGCTTGGCAATATTATTCGGGTTGA